TGTTCGTTATATCATATGAAATACCGACCCATAAAAGTAAAGCCGTTCGCCGAGGCCCTCCAACCGTTCATGGGTTCATCCGCCATTGACTTGAACGATGATCGAAGGAATACAGTACGCACAGGCGCACTACAGTGTATTCTTCGAGGCGCGTGCAACCTTTTCCCTGGTCGCCATGGTGAAAATCTCCAAGCTCGACAAGCTCTTCAAGCCCACCTCCGTCGCCGTGATCGGCGCATCCGAGGAACCCGGCTCCCCGGGCCGGCAGATCATGGAGAACCTGCTCTCCGGCACCTTCCTCGGCCCGGTCATGCCGGTACGCGAGGACATGCAGCCGGTGCTGGGCCAGGAAAGCTCCCGCAGCGTGGATACCCTGCCGCTGACGCCGGATATGGCATGCATCATCGCCCCGCACGAGGAGCTGCCAAGGCACCTGGAAGACCTGGGCAAACGCGGCTGCCACGCCGCCGTGGTGCTCTCACGCGGCCGCTTCCGGTTCGACCGCGACGCCCGCGACGGGTACACCCGAAATCTCCTCGACATTACACAGAAATACGAGATGCGCATCCTGGGTCCCAACTGCCTGGGGTTCATCAATCCGTCCATCGGACTGAACGCCAGTCTGGCGCATCGCCACGCCCTGCCCGGCAAGGTCGCTTTCGTCTCCCAATCCGACTCCCTGTTCGCCACGGTGCTGGACTGGGCAACATCCCAGTCCATCGGCTTCTCGCACTTCATCTCTCTGGGCGACCGCTACGACATCCGCTTCGGCAACGTCCTCGATTACCTCATGAGCGACCCCAACACCCGGGCGGTCCTCCTGTATATCGAGACGATCATGAACGCGCGCAGCTTCCTTTCCGCAGCGCGCGCCGTAGCCCGCAACAAGCCGGTGCTCGTGCTCAAGGCAGGTCGATCCATCCAGGGAGCACGCGCCGCGGCCGCGCATTCCGGGGCCTTCCTCGGCTCCGACGAAGTGTACGACGCCGCTTTCCGCCGGGCCGGCATGCTGCGAGTCAACGACATCGACACACTTTTCGACACCGTGGAGACACTGGCCCGCACCCGCCCACTGCGCGGCGAGCGGCTCGCCATCCTCACCAACGGCGGATCCCCCGGTTTTCTCGCCACAGACAGCCTTGTCGCCGGTGGCGGCAAGCTGGCCATGCTGGAAGACAAAACCGAGGAACAGCTCATCGAGGCCATGGAAGGCGCCTGGTCCTTCGACAACCCGCTCATCCTGCGAAGCGACGCCTCCGGCGAGCTATACTCACAGGCCCTCTCCTACCTGCTCAAGGACAAGAATACGGACGCCGTGCTGGTGATGCACGTCCCCACCCACGCCGTGTCTGATTCCGAAGTCGCCGAGGCCGTAACCAAGACGGCCCGGACATCCAAACGCAACGTGCTCACGAGCTTCCTGGGCGAGGAGGCGGCGGAAGACGCCCGCGCCGTGTTCGCCAAGGCCGGCATCCCCACCTACGCCACGCCGGACAAGGCGATCCGCGGGTTCCAGAACATGGTGCAGTACCGGCGCAACCAGGAACTCCTCATGGAGGCGCCGCCCTCCATGCCTGAATCCTTCATGCCCGATACGGACGATGTGAAGCAGTTCGTTGCGCGGGCCCTCGAGTCCGGCCGGCAGCTCCTTGGCGGCACCGAGGCCATGGGCGTGCTCTCGGCTTACAAGATACCCGCCGTGGAGACGCGGCTCGTCTCGGACATGGAAGGTGTGGAAGGCGCCGTGGAGGCGGCCAACGAGATCGGCTATCCAGTGGCGCTCAAAGTGCTTTCGCCCGACCTGCTGCGCAAATCGCTGGCCGGCGGCGTAGCTCTGGACCTGGAATCGGACGCCGCCGTTCGCGAGGCGGCGCAGCACATTCTGGAGCGTGTGCGCGAGCAGCAGCCCTCGGCGCGCATCAACGGATTCGTGGTGCAGCGCATGATGCGGCGCGCCTTTGCCCACGAACTGTTCATAGAGGTAGTCACGGACCCGGTCTTCGGGCCGGTCATCCGCTTCGGCCAGGGGGGCAGTCTTACCGAGGTGGCGGACGACCACGCGGTCTCTCTGCCGCCGTTGAATCTGGGACTGGCCCGAGAGCTGATCTCCCGCACGCGCGTGGCCTCCATTCTCAGGGGACACCGGGAGTTCCCGGCCGCGAACATGGACGCCATCTGCCAGACGCTGGTCAAGGTCTCCCAACTCATCGTCGATGTTCCAGAAATTTTCGAGTTGTCCGTCAACCCGCTTTTCGCCGACTCCGAAGGCGTCATGGCCCTGGACTGCGCCATCCATGTGGCCAAGGCCGAAGTGGCCCGAGGCGAGGACCAACTCGCCATCCGTCCCTACCCGCGCGAACTGGAAGTCTGCGTCACCCTCAAGGACGGCCGCCGGGTCTTTCTGCGCCCCATCCGGCCGGAAGACGAGCCCGCACATTGGGAATTCCTGGAACACGTGAGCGCCGAAGACATGCGGTACCGCTTCTTCTCCAACATCGGCGAGCTTCCCCGCACGGAAATGGCCAAGCTCACCCACATCGACTATGATCGCGAGATGGCCTTCATCGCCAAGGGGTCCGAGGTCTGCGGCGACGAATCCGGCGAGGAAAAGACCCTCGGCGTGGTGCGCGCCTCAACGTCTCCGGACAACGAGGTCGCCGAGTTCGCCATCCTCATCCGCTCGGACCTCAAGCGACTGGGCCTGGGCAAGCAGCTCATGCAGAAGATTATCGAGTATTGCAGAAGCCGCGGCACGCACAAGATCGTGGGGCAGGCGCTGGCCGAAAACGCCGGCATGGTGGGCCTGGCCGAGGCGGTGGGCTTCGAGGTGACCAAAGACTTCGAAGACGACGTCTACAACTTCGAGCAGATCCTGAACCCGCACGAAAAATAGCCCCGAGACGGCAACACGCAGGCGCCGATTCCTGCGGAATACCGGCGCGGCTCTCCCCTACAGGGAATCGAGCAGCTTCTGCGCTTTCTCGAATCCTGGGTTCAGCGACAGCGCGGCCTCCAGAAATACCTTGGCGTCATCGGTCTTGCGCGCCTTCGTGTAGATGAGGCCGAAGTTGTAGGCGATCACCGGGTCCTGCATGTGGAACTCGGGGTTGAGCTCCAGGGCCTTGGCCAGGTGTTCGGTGGCCTTGCGCATGTCCTTGCCCTCGGCATAGGCCAGAGCGATGTTGTAAAGAAGGTTCTCG
The Oceanidesulfovibrio indonesiensis genome window above contains:
- a CDS encoding bifunctional acetate--CoA ligase family protein/GNAT family N-acetyltransferase, producing MIEGIQYAQAHYSVFFEARATFSLVAMVKISKLDKLFKPTSVAVIGASEEPGSPGRQIMENLLSGTFLGPVMPVREDMQPVLGQESSRSVDTLPLTPDMACIIAPHEELPRHLEDLGKRGCHAAVVLSRGRFRFDRDARDGYTRNLLDITQKYEMRILGPNCLGFINPSIGLNASLAHRHALPGKVAFVSQSDSLFATVLDWATSQSIGFSHFISLGDRYDIRFGNVLDYLMSDPNTRAVLLYIETIMNARSFLSAARAVARNKPVLVLKAGRSIQGARAAAAHSGAFLGSDEVYDAAFRRAGMLRVNDIDTLFDTVETLARTRPLRGERLAILTNGGSPGFLATDSLVAGGGKLAMLEDKTEEQLIEAMEGAWSFDNPLILRSDASGELYSQALSYLLKDKNTDAVLVMHVPTHAVSDSEVAEAVTKTARTSKRNVLTSFLGEEAAEDARAVFAKAGIPTYATPDKAIRGFQNMVQYRRNQELLMEAPPSMPESFMPDTDDVKQFVARALESGRQLLGGTEAMGVLSAYKIPAVETRLVSDMEGVEGAVEAANEIGYPVALKVLSPDLLRKSLAGGVALDLESDAAVREAAQHILERVREQQPSARINGFVVQRMMRRAFAHELFIEVVTDPVFGPVIRFGQGGSLTEVADDHAVSLPPLNLGLARELISRTRVASILRGHREFPAANMDAICQTLVKVSQLIVDVPEIFELSVNPLFADSEGVMALDCAIHVAKAEVARGEDQLAIRPYPRELEVCVTLKDGRRVFLRPIRPEDEPAHWEFLEHVSAEDMRYRFFSNIGELPRTEMAKLTHIDYDREMAFIAKGSEVCGDESGEEKTLGVVRASTSPDNEVAEFAILIRSDLKRLGLGKQLMQKIIEYCRSRGTHKIVGQALAENAGMVGLAEAVGFEVTKDFEDDVYNFEQILNPHEK